A region of Paenibacillus sp. JNUCC-31 DNA encodes the following proteins:
- a CDS encoding L-threonylcarbamoyladenylate synthase: protein MNRENEQLHQSSMKGMGMDESTGQLVTHMWDVNVLVANKNSDDVAKGSVYKQALSDLQDAASCLRQGQTVAFPTETVYGLGADARSTAAVEAVFAAKGRPSDNPLIVHIAHRDQLDSLVTEVNDTAEALMAAFWPGPLTLVLPVRPGAVSPRVTAGLDTVAVRMPDHPVALQLIAAAECPVAAPSANRSGRPSPTLAAHVREDLAGRIGGIVDGGPTGVGVESTVVQVGDDGLVTILRPGGITAEQLSAVAARVATDPALLAEGPGGDDSPAPRSPGMKYTHYAPTGALCVVEGPPAAVAAWISAALAEAAQRGERTAVLAFAEHAEQYRADAVFSLGEASELEEAAHRLYAALRSCDEQGATYIVAEACSREGLGAAVMNRLLKAAGHRLIQVGNG from the coding sequence ATAGAGAGAACGAACAATTGCATCAGTCTTCCATGAAAGGCATGGGGATGGATGAGAGTACAGGGCAACTGGTTACGCATATGTGGGATGTCAATGTACTTGTAGCCAATAAAAACTCGGATGATGTGGCAAAAGGGAGTGTGTATAAACAGGCCCTTTCTGACTTGCAGGATGCCGCATCCTGTCTTCGTCAAGGGCAGACCGTGGCATTCCCAACCGAGACGGTATACGGTCTGGGCGCAGACGCTCGCAGTACAGCTGCAGTTGAAGCTGTATTTGCAGCCAAGGGGAGGCCTTCGGACAATCCGCTGATTGTGCATATTGCCCATCGGGATCAGCTGGATTCCCTGGTCACGGAAGTGAACGACACAGCGGAGGCGCTTATGGCGGCCTTCTGGCCGGGGCCACTAACGCTTGTGCTGCCGGTTAGGCCAGGGGCGGTATCCCCGCGGGTTACCGCCGGGTTGGACACGGTGGCCGTGCGTATGCCGGACCATCCGGTGGCCTTGCAGTTGATCGCGGCGGCGGAATGCCCGGTCGCCGCGCCGAGCGCCAACCGCTCCGGGCGGCCAAGCCCGACACTCGCCGCACATGTGCGCGAGGATCTGGCAGGCCGCATCGGCGGCATCGTGGACGGCGGCCCCACTGGGGTGGGCGTCGAGTCCACGGTGGTGCAGGTCGGTGACGACGGTCTCGTCACCATCCTGCGCCCTGGCGGCATTACGGCGGAGCAGTTGTCCGCCGTTGCCGCTCGTGTCGCCACGGACCCGGCGCTGCTCGCCGAGGGGCCCGGTGGCGATGACAGCCCGGCGCCGCGCTCGCCGGGCATGAAGTACACGCACTATGCGCCCACAGGCGCGCTGTGCGTGGTGGAGGGGCCGCCCGCAGCGGTGGCGGCCTGGATCAGCGCCGCCCTCGCAGAGGCGGCGCAGCGCGGGGAGCGCACCGCGGTGCTGGCGTTCGCCGAGCACGCGGAGCAGTACCGCGCCGATGCCGTGTTCTCGCTGGGCGAAGCCAGCGAGCTGGAGGAAGCAGCGCACCGGCTGTACGCCGCGCTGCGCAGCTGCGATGAGCAGGGTGCCACATATATTGTGGCTGAGGCCTGCTCGCGCGAAGGGCTGGGAGCAGCCGTCATGAATCGGCTGCTCAAGGCGGCAGGTCACCGACTCATACAGGTCGGTAACGGATAG